The following DNA comes from Bacteroidota bacterium.
CCGTAATAGTAATTACCGTCATTGTGAAGCACGAGACATCGAGACGATGGTTCGGTTATTGAAGAGTGCAAAATCGCAATGTGGATTACTTAGTGGAGCAGAGTTGAGTGTTTTGATGAACCGGAGTTTGAGTACAATACGAAAATACTTAGATGCTTATAGAGAAAAGACTGGAGAGATACTTCCGTTGAAGGGATACGTTTTAGATCAAGGAAGTGTTCCTACACACAAGGGAATAGTTTTAAGCTTATACGAACAAGGAATATCGCCATCAGATATAGTGTTGAAAACTAGGCATAGTCAAGATGCAGTTGACAGATACATCAAACAATATGAGCAGATAAAGAAACTTATACGCAAAGGAATGAATGATAGGGCTATCAAAGAAATTACAGGCCGTTCTTTGAAAGTTGTTAAAGAATATATTAAATTGTATCACGAATTAAATCCGACTG
Coding sequences within:
- a CDS encoding DUF1670 domain-containing protein, which encodes FRTTKDDGQRQSYGKKVEDYSSVTVMLPLITEEDVDRRIYFKKGDRNSNYRHCEARDIETMVRLLKSAKSQCGLLSGAELSVLMNRSLSTIRKYLDAYREKTGEILPLKGYVLDQGSVPTHKGIVLSLYEQGISPSDIVLKTRHSQDAVDRYIKQYEQIKKLIRKGMNDRAIKEITGRSLKVVKEYIKLYHELNPT